The segment GGAGGTCCAGGcgctgcaaaaaaaagaaaagccccaTTAAAGATGAAACAGTGTACAAGCTCTATAAAGCAACACTGAAGCCTAttgggggaaaaagaaagaaggaaaaagatgTCTGCAGATAAAGCTAGAGTTCAGATCTaagagtttttctgtttattgtttatgaAGAATTATTACCTTAACTGTTGTAAGAAGCTTTTTAAACCACCttagtttaaagaaatgaataataatTCTGACAGACGGATGAAAAACAGTCTATTCAAGCTTGTAAAAGCATCTAAAAAAAGCCATAGGATTTTATGTACAACTAAATAAGATCTTTGACCTTACTGACCATAAGATAACAATGACTGAAGTGTAAAACTGAACTTTCTAAACACTTATTTAATCACCTTTATTACTGTAGAGTGTGTGTCATTGTCCTACCTCCCTCAGGTGTCTTAAAGTGCTGCGTTGGGCTTGGGGGGCCCTCTCCTTTGCCATTATAGACCCTTACATGAAACAAGTAGGCACTGAAGGGGTGCAAACCAGGTAGCATCCCGTGGGTGTGGTTCCCACTGAAGGAAAGGATGTCCTTCTCCATGTGATCAGggttgtgtttgtgcatgccGTGTTTTCTCCAGTAATATACCTGCAAAAGTAATGTAATTGCtcagttgttgccatttttaaacCAGGTTTAATGtctcaaaaatacattttaatagtAACATTTTGGATGACTAACACTGGCTGCTCCTTATTCATTATGGGATGAAGGAGTGAAGTAAATTAGGCCAATGCTGCATTCAATGACCATGAAGAAACAGATTTTCATAACTGAGccagaaataaatttaaaaaaaaaaacaccaccagAAGTCAAATTTCTAGGTTGGAAACTCAGGTAGGGTTTGATTTCATGACTTGTGTAAGATTTCAAAATTTCTCAAGAAGACTATGTACGTTCAAGATTTGCATCTATGTTAGTGGAATTTGTTTGGGATAGTGCATATATTTCATCATACTGTACCTTGTATCCTTTGAGATGTCCTCGTATTGAATTATGAGGCACAGCATCCCACAGTATCTTTGCCAGAGTGCTGTTTATCACAACAGCCTTTACATTGTCTGGAGTTCCTATCGGCACTGTacagttgataaaaaaaaacaaaaataacagcacAACATGAGAGCAGGCAAGAACAAAAAGGGCAGAGTAAATGTTACAGGTTACACAACCAAATGCACCACCCCAGGCTCTTGCATGTTGTCATTTAGTACAAGTCTAAAGGTCTAAGGGGTCACTAGAACTCACGGTCCTCTCCCGAGAAGCCGAGGACAACAGCAGGCTCAGGTCCCGCTCCGTAGTTGTTCACAGCCTGAACTTTTATCTCGTATGGAGAAAACGTGGGCGTTCCAGACACGGTAAACTTGGAATTGCTGGACACGTTCTGCGTGGCCCACTCAGCGCCCAGTTTCTTCTGCCTCCAGCTCACTTTATAGTGAAGCCCTGGACCATTAGACTGGAGGTTGGACAGAGGCTGCAGAGGGGGAAAGATTTATATGTAACCTATTTTTAGAAAAAGTACTTCTGCTAAAGCACTATGCCATTTGTGATATGAGTGTAtaacaataaagcaaaaatgaaatgagagaaaatgatACAAAACTTATACCACCACAAGGATATTTTGGTATATTTCAGTACTCTTTGGACAAAAGGTAACACCTCAGAGCTGACATTGGTTAGCCTAGTTAGTTACTTTATTACCTTCCATGAAATTACAAGGTTGTCATGTTCCGTTCCAATTCCATGCACCCCTGCTGGGTTCTCATCTGGAGCTGAAAAATAGATTATTAAAGACAAATCAACAACGTCCTGCAGGAAAAGCTACCATGTGGTTTAAATGATCATTCTCATTAACTTTTGAGATGAGGCATTAAGCTGctgcttattaaaaaaaatcacttaaatgTGTTCAGTTACCAAATAGTGCATCAAAGTTTTTCCAAATTTAACTCTTACAGGTTTGTTTGGATTATTCACATTAGGCACTGACAAATCACACAATCTGGGAGTCGACTGTGTACCTGCGGGATCGGTTTTGTACATTTTGGAGGGGCTGCTGGCATTGCTGTAACCAACAGCGTTAAGAGCAAAAACTCTGAAGGTGTAGTGGACGTAGGGTGAAAGTTTGAGATGAGCTGTTGTCATGGTTCCAGGAACCTCTGTAAGGTTGTGCCAGTGGCCTCGATGATGCAGCGAGTCTTCGTACTGGATCAGAAATtctgcattaaaagaaaaaaaaagagattatttcTAGACTTTATTTACTGTCTGGTCACATACTTCCATAACAGGTTGAATGTCCTCAGgctgttgtaaataaaaaaagactctgAGAACATGAAGAGGCTTCAATTAAATTGTGGAATTTTCCAAGTTTCTATTATTCATGCTTATCTGCAACACGCTGAGTGAAAAAGGTCATTATTACTTAGTCAGAGGCAAAAGATGTTTCTCTgtatgctgctttttaaaagatttaggGTAGATTTTTATTgactataaacaaaaaaaatagtggTTGATTGTTATTCTGCACAAATGGATTAGTTAGATTTTTAATATACAGAAATCTTACTCAGTGTTTAGGGGAATCAGCTAAGAGTAAGAGCTTGTTAGGACTAATTTGTGTCACAGTATCAAGCTCAAAAAGTACGTGAAATCTCAGGGGTTTTTCCCCTTTTAGAAGATGACAATATGTTAGGGAGAAACCTATAAAATAATGGGgttgtcagataaaaaaaagataaaaaaagcaaaattaggACTCCTAATTAGCACTTATTTGTTTGCTAACATATCTATGAGGCcctgaatatatatttattacacTTCTTACCACCCTTTGAGTTTCACCTTCTGAGGTTTGACCACTCAATAGTTGTCATAATAGTATAAAACAGGTTAAGCCATGGAATGAACAggttgcaaacacaaacagacacaaacatactTTGAATAGGACTGTTATGTTCATCCCCCGGGGTCCAAGTGAGCTGAACACTTCTCTTCGTCTGGTCTGTCAGCTCCAGGTCAGTGGGTGGGTCGGGTTTTTCTGGGAGGAAAACCGCAGAAACAAGAAGCAGGGTACTTATTTCGGCTCGTGTTTTGCTGAATATTAGAGGATTGACTAAATTTCAAATGTAAAGCTTTAACCAAACAGTCTCggttacatgtttatttatttacatgttccATTCGATTACTTTATTTGACCCGCTGATGATACACATGCAGATGATGATACACATTGCTTCATGCATAATGAAATGTCTGATGCTCAGCTTGAGAATCTTTGCTCCGCCTCACGCTCAACAGATTAAACCAACGCTCACGTTGTGATGATGAAGTGAAATGCATGCTTCAAATAAATCACTAATGAGTAAATATCACAAGGGGAATATACAGTATATCTGCCTTGAAATTATCTTTGACTTGAAGAGCAAGAGGGAatttctccccctttttttttgcctaatgTTTGTTTCAGCAATTCAACGCACTCAACACTTCATTTagcagaaatggaaaaatcataaaacataaaatggtaATGAAAAAAGGCTTTATATATGGAATGgatgaaaagagaaacagatCAACGCTCTGAGAATGTCAAAACCACACGCTTTTTTTTTGAAGTCCTGGCATGCTGTATTTAACAGAAACATCCAGCAAACACCACAAGCACATGCTGCAGAGCACATCTGGATGCCGCAGGATTACCTGGTATGGCCTCTACGGGTCGGAGGGCAGGAGTGAAATAAGGAGTTTAGAGCTCAATCGGCCATAAGGAAGCACAGTAAATTATCTGGCTGGCTAAAAGGGCGGTCATCAAATATTTACGCTTCTGACATGATCACTGACTAAAtctgctctaacacacacaaacttctCACTAATTATCCTTAAAGGGCTGACAGTCGATCTTTGGTGAATATTAATAAACATGTTCATGTCTTCAGAAGAGCCCAAGATaaataaacagttcatttaaatttaactgTGGTAGTGGCAGCACATACCAACAACATTGAGCTCGGTGGTGGCCGAGTCGTGGTCCAGGGTGGTGTTCATGATGCACGTGTACATCCCCGCGTCGCTCTCCGTCACATCAACGATTGTGAGACTATCAGAGCCAACAACAaatctgtagaaaaaaataaagatatttcaAGAGATTTGTTCTGCAAGAGGGCATTTAAACCCAACAGAAGAGATGAGATTCAAGAATCACcatcaaacatttgaaaaagtgCTGACCTCTCTTCATCAGGCAGCTCTCCGTTGTCTTTGAGCCAGGTCATGGTGGGGAAGAGGGTTTCGTCGTGGTTTACTTTGCACTCGAACACCACAGACCTGCCCTTCTGGACTGTTTTCGTTTTTTCCCGCTGCTTTTGGATTCGGGTGGGTTCTGAAGGCGGAACGAGAAGGACACCAACAACCAAACACAATCTTGTTAGATCAGGAAAGATTCTTCACTTCTCTACATATGGCTGGTGGTTATTTAGTCTTTAATatcttaaaaactaataaatctattttataaatgttgaaaaaattacacatttatgGACCCACTTAGAaacactgcaacaaaacaaaattatagtTAAagagcctagcattccttgaaaagcatccatattgcccactgcctttgatgccagagttttaaacaaagatcaccctatgcagaaaaacaacaaaattatagctgttttggtcaaaccttgaaaataatgtcacgATACAGGCAAGAACATTATCACTCCACCTTTCGACAGCAGAAGATAATTACGACTTTGGTAACTGTTCGCTCGTAGGTCTCTCAGGGTAATATCTTTAAACATCTTTGGAGCAGAGTAACcctcacctttgacctccaggTGGACATGATTCTTAGAGATACCAAGCGCGTTGGTGGCAACACACATGTATTTGCCACTGTTCTGGGCTTGAGCTACAGGAATCTCTATCGTGCCGTTGTCGTGAAAGATGTAGTTGTCTCCATTCAGGGTGCTGGCGCTCAGGTCTCTGAACCTAAGACAGAGAGGTTGAGCTTCATGAAGAAACGTTTCACAACACTTTCCTCTGTTAAAAGGTTCATTAACTCACCACGTAATTTTCGGAAGGGGTGAGCCGAAGGAAGCGCAGTCCAACAGGGCTGGGTGATTTTTGATGACCTGGTAGATTTTGTTGGATGGTGTCATCACTCTGGGCGGCTCCGCTGCAACGAGCCAGCAGCAGTTGTTTCCATGTTATTACCTccacaaaacaggaagaataGAACAACTGCATTCGAATCTGGCGTCAGGAACTCACAGAGGACGTTGACGAACGCGTTGGACAGGAGGTAACCGTACTCATTGGAGACATTACACTGGTACACTGCGCTGGAGCCAGTTTGGACATCGGTGAAGATGATCACGTCGTCCTCCACTTTTCTGCTTTCATCTGTAGGTGAATCTGTTAAAGCAAAACATagtgctgttgttgttgttgtttatctttcaggtgctcccttctgcaggggttgccGCAGAGAACAAACTCGCATGAAAATCTGGTAACTGTTTTaggccagatgcccttcctgaagCAATCTGGGCTCAAACCCGCAGCCTGAGGATTACAGGGCCATGGTACTGACCACAGAGGTACTGCAACCCTACAGCGTTATAGTGATGTACTCCTCTAAAATAGAAACacctgttgttaaaaaaaaacatctaattaaaTCTCTGACTCAGCACAGCTGTAACAAAATGTAGAACCAGTGTGGTCAAAACATATGTAAGACATTTAACTTTTCATTTTGGAACCGAGTCAAAccttaaagaaaatgttgagaatttctgtgaaaaaatcTGCTGTCATGATCCTTAAAGGGATGGCCCTGATCTTTTCAGGTGCGGTTCTTAGAAAAGGTTAGGagcaattaatgtcttacctgttatagcttcagtttagagaaataatgCTAACAGCTGGTCAGAGCGGGGCCCAAGACCAAAGGGCATTGCTGCCatctcaaaacaactccaatcctAAAAGTTTCACAGAAGCCCATGCAAATGcaattttaataaacatttctatTGCAGTAAGTTTCAAATTACACAATTAATTACATAAAAGTCTATGGTTGTttgcacaaaaagcagcaacagtagttagctgtagcacttcttgtGCTGCCTGAAGCACTTCCAACAAGAACATCattatatttctgcaggaatattcAAGTAAGTTTAACAATTTGTGGTGTAAGGGGTTTTATTAAGTGTTCATATTTGGCACTGTGTATAGCATTTTTGTGGCtggtgttgttttaagatgacagcaatccactttggttttggcctcaTTCAGACAATCAATcttgtcaaaattaaactctatttctagctcaaaaagctatttacaacaaggaagatattaattgttcataaactttccacagaatctaacttcaaaagatctgaactatccctttaatatgTTTAGACTACTATCATatgtttttacaggaaactTCGCCATGGGAGAGAAAAATTCAAGGATCTCAAAGGCATCTGCAAATGTTTCCTATGAAATAtgacaaagtgtaaaaaaaacagctgcttgttttaaaaaccaggTAACTTTCAGTCGGAGCAGCAGGTTGCTCTTACTCTCTATGGGGATGCCATTCATGGTCCATGTGATTAAGGGTTTGGGTATGCCACTGGCTCTGCAGGTCAGCACTCCATTCTCTCCCGGAGCCAGAACGAGGTTCTTCGGAGGGCCACTGATCCAATAAGGGGCAGCTGGAAGTagagcagagagcagcagcagcagggtggAGAATTAATTACCGAACACACTACCCTGCTGGTGTCTGTGCATAAATCAATTATGAGATGGAGGAAGATAGCAAATGAAGAGAaatagagagagaaaaaaatcagagtCTGTGCTGGTCTAGATTGGATTCCCTGATGGAATACTGCAAGTTTCTTCCCAGACACACCTTTGACGGAGACACTGATAGTGTGGTCCACAGAGCCAAACTGGTTCCTGGCTGTGCAGCGGTATACGCCATCATCTGATTCGGACACCTTCGTGATGCGCAGGGTCTTGTTGAAGTGCAGGAAGGATGTGCGCCTGGATGGAAGTTCGCCGCTCACTTTGGACCAGGATACTTCAGGAGTGGGACTGAATCCAAGAGACAAAAGAGTGAAGGGCGGGTCCTCGAATCTCTCAAACATTCAACACTGGTGGATTCTCTGACTTACAGTCCTTCAGCGATGCACTCCATCTCCAGGACGTGCCCTCGCAGCACCCTCATGGAGCTCGAGGAGCCCGGTGGGATGAGGAAGGTTGGTTTCCTTTCATCCATTGGGGCCTctgcagtcacacacacacacagtgagtcAAAAA is part of the Kryptolebias marmoratus isolate JLee-2015 linkage group LG11, ASM164957v2, whole genome shotgun sequence genome and harbors:
- the LOC108230054 gene encoding neuronal cell adhesion molecule-like isoform X2, with protein sequence MEKRRMDAALLVLILGHLAIALEVPLDLLEILPQPPTITHQSPKDYIIDPRENITIHCEAKGKPHPSFSWTKDGTHFRIEEDPRVTMKPHSGTLVVDISMMRAENYEGVFQCTARNNHGTAVSNNIVIRQSRSPLWSKEKNRPIVVQEGVSLVLPCRPPAGLPPPIVFWMDNNFQKLPQSRRVSQSLNGDLYFSNVRREDSRNDYICYARFTHTQTIQQKQPITVRVLNLDSINDTMAAFYNDTDLFSEAPMDERKPTFLIPPGSSSSMRVLRGHVLEMECIAEGLPTPEVSWSKVSGELPSRRTSFLHFNKTLRITKVSESDDGVYRCTARNQFGSVDHTISVSVKAAPYWISGPPKNLVLAPGENGVLTCRASGIPKPLITWTMNGIPIENSPTDESRKVEDDVIIFTDVQTGSSAVYQCNVSNEYGYLLSNAFVNVLSEPPRVMTPSNKIYQVIKNHPALLDCASFGSPLPKITWFRDLSASTLNGDNYIFHDNGTIEIPVAQAQNSGKYMCVATNALGISKNHVHLEVKEPTRIQKQREKTKTVQKGRSVVFECKVNHDETLFPTMTWLKDNGELPDEERFVVGSDSLTIVDVTESDAGMYTCIMNTTLDHDSATTELNVVEKPDPPTDLELTDQTKRSVQLTWTPGDEHNSPIQKFLIQYEDSLHHRGHWHNLTEVPGTMTTAHLKLSPYVHYTFRVFALNAVGYSNASSPSKMYKTDPAAPDENPAGVHGIGTEHDNLVISWKPLSNLQSNGPGLHYKVSWRQKKLGAEWATQNVSSNSKFTVSGTPTFSPYEIKVQAVNNYGAGPEPAVVLGFSGEDLPIGTPDNVKAVVINSTLAKILWDAVPHNSIRGHLKGYKVYYWRKHGMHKHNPDHMEKDILSFSGNHTHGMLPGLHPFSAYLFHVRVYNGKGEGPPSPTQHFKTPEGAPGPPTSLEVAKTDLDSLTLNWSPPLEHNGHITGYTLKYQPVNNSNELGPEEELALAANETSVTLPILKYSKRYKFLLSAKTSSGAGPAVSQEAAVSDEGNTQTSHPFAWSPPLRPLHKARPMSPFTNVTYSLEEDGALISWDYWGPEKNIYVEYTVDSKGVEDWQKEPANGSQNVKLKGLKVGLSYKVRVVAEGHHDQQLHYKELFVTVPAVASRQVDIATQGWFIGLMCAIALLILILLIICFIQRNKGGKYPVKEKEDAHTDPEFQPMKDDDCTFVEYSDNEDHKPLKGSRTPSNGTVKRDDSDDSLVDYGEGGDGQFNEDGSFIGQYSGKSSCRDNAEGPESSEAPSPINAMNSLNSFV
- the LOC108230054 gene encoding neuronal cell adhesion molecule-like isoform X4; the encoded protein is MEKRRMDAALLVLILGHLAIALEVPLDLPQPPTITHQSPKDYIIDPRENITIHCEAKGKPHPSFSWTKDGTHFRIEEDPRVTMKPHSGTLVVDISMMRAENYEGVFQCTARNNHGTAVSNNIVIRQSRSPLWSKEKNRPIVVQEGVSLVLPCRPPAGLPPPIVFWMDNNFQKLPQSRRVSQSLNGDLYFSNVRREDSRNDYICYARFTHTQTIQQKQPITVRVLNLDSINDTMAAFYNDTDLFSEAPMDERKPTFLIPPGSSSSMRVLRGHVLEMECIAEGLPTPEVSWSKVSGELPSRRTSFLHFNKTLRITKVSESDDGVYRCTARNQFGSVDHTISVSVKAAPYWISGPPKNLVLAPGENGVLTCRASGIPKPLITWTMNGIPIENSPTDESRKVEDDVIIFTDVQTGSSAVYQCNVSNEYGYLLSNAFVNVLSEPPRVMTPSNKIYQVIKNHPALLDCASFGSPLPKITWFRDLSASTLNGDNYIFHDNGTIEIPVAQAQNSGKYMCVATNALGISKNHVHLEVKEPTRIQKQREKTKTVQKGRSVVFECKVNHDETLFPTMTWLKDNGELPDEERFVVGSDSLTIVDVTESDAGMYTCIMNTTLDHDSATTELNVVEKPDPPTDLELTDQTKRSVQLTWTPGDEHNSPIQKFLIQYEDSLHHRGHWHNLTEVPGTMTTAHLKLSPYVHYTFRVFALNAVGYSNASSPSKMYKTDPAAPDENPAGVHGIGTEHDNLVISWKPLSNLQSNGPGLHYKVSWRQKKLGAEWATQNVSSNSKFTVSGTPTFSPYEIKVQAVNNYGAGPEPAVVLGFSGEDLPIGTPDNVKAVVINSTLAKILWDAVPHNSIRGHLKGYKVYYWRKHGMHKHNPDHMEKDILSFSGNHTHGMLPGLHPFSAYLFHVRVYNGKGEGPPSPTQHFKTPEGAPGPPTSLEVAKTDLDSLTLNWSPPLEHNGHITGYTLKYQPVNNSNELGPEEELALAANETSVTLPILKYSKRYKFLLSAKTSSGAGPAVSQEAAVSDEGNTQTSHPFAWSPPLRPLHKARPMSPFTNVTYSLEEDGALISWDYWGPEKNIYVEYTVDSKGVEDWQKEPANGSQNVKLKGLKVGLSYKVRVVAEGHHDQQLHYKELFVTVPAVASRQVDIATQGWFIGLMCAIALLILILLIICFIQRNKGGKYPVKEKEDAHTDPEFQPMKDDDCTFVEYSDNEDHKPLKGSRTPSNGTVKRDDSDDSLVDYGEGGDGQFNEDGSFIGQYSGKSSCRDNAEGPESSEAPSPINAMNSLNSFV
- the LOC108230054 gene encoding neuronal cell adhesion molecule-like isoform X9, which gives rise to MEKRRMDAALLVLILGHLAIALEVPLDLLEILPQPPTITHQSPKDYIIDPRENITIHCEAKGKPHPSFSWTKDGTHFRIEEDPRVTMKPHSGTLVVDISMMRAENYEGVFQCTARNNHGTAVSNNIVIRQSRSPLWSKEKNRPIVVQEGVSLVLPCRPPAGLPPPIVFWMDNNFQKLPQSRRVSQSLNGDLYFSNVRREDSRNDYICYARFTHTQTIQQKQPITVRVLNLDSINDTMAAFYNDTDLFSEAPMDERKPTFLIPPGSSSSMRVLRGHVLEMECIAEGLPTPEVSWSKVSGELPSRRTSFLHFNKTLRITKVSESDDGVYRCTARNQFGSVDHTISVSVKAAPYWISGPPKNLVLAPGENGVLTCRASGIPKPLITWTMNGIPIENSPTDESRKVEDDVIIFTDVQTGSSAVYQCNVSNEYGYLLSNAFVNVLSEPPRVMTPSNKIYQVIKNHPALLDCASFGSPLPKITWFRDLSASTLNGDNYIFHDNGTIEIPVAQAQNSGKYMCVATNALGISKNHVHLEVKEPTRIQKQREKTKTVQKGRSVVFECKVNHDETLFPTMTWLKDNGELPDEERFVVGSDSLTIVDVTESDAGMYTCIMNTTLDHDSATTELNVVEAIPEKPDPPTDLELTDQTKRSVQLTWTPGDEHNSPIQKFLIQYEDSLHHRGHWHNLTEVPGTMTTAHLKLSPYVHYTFRVFALNAVGYSNASSPSKMYKTDPAAPDENPAGVHGIGTEHDNLVISWKPLSNLQSNGPGLHYKVSWRQKKLGAEWATQNVSSNSKFTVSGTPTFSPYEIKVQAVNNYGAGPEPAVVLGFSGEDLPIGTPDNVKAVVINSTLAKILWDAVPHNSIRGHLKGYKVYYWRKHGMHKHNPDHMEKDILSFSGNHTHGMLPGLHPFSAYLFHVRVYNGKGEGPPSPTQHFKTPEGAPGPPTSLEVAKTDLDSLTLNWSPPLEHNGHITGYTLKYQPGNTQTSHPFAWSPPLRPLHKARPMSPFTNVTYSLEEDGALISWDYWGPEKNIYVEYTVDSKGVEDWQKEPANGSQNVKLKGLKVGLSYKVRVVAEGHHDQQLHYKELFVTVPAVASRQVDIATQGWFIGLMCAIALLILILLIICFIQRNKGGKYPVKEKEDAHTDPEFQPMKDDDCTFVEYSDNEDHKPLKGSRTPSNGTVKRDDSDDSLVDYGEGGDGQFNEDGSFIGQYSGKSSCRDNAEGPESSEAPSPINAMNSLNSFV
- the LOC108230054 gene encoding neuronal cell adhesion molecule-like isoform X5; the encoded protein is MEKRRMDAALLVLILGHLAIALEVPLDLLEILPQPPTITHQSPKDYIIDPRENITIHCEAKGKPHPSFSWTKDGTHFRIEEDPRVTMKPHSGTLVVDISMMRAENYEGVFQCTARNNHGTAVSNNIVIRQSRSPLWSKEKNRPIVVQEGVSLVLPCRPPAGLPPPIVFWMDNNFQKLPQSRRVSQSLNGDLYFSNVRREDSRNDYICYARFTHTQTIQQKQPITVRVLNQAPMDERKPTFLIPPGSSSSMRVLRGHVLEMECIAEGLPTPEVSWSKVSGELPSRRTSFLHFNKTLRITKVSESDDGVYRCTARNQFGSVDHTISVSVKAAPYWISGPPKNLVLAPGENGVLTCRASGIPKPLITWTMNGIPIENSPTDESRKVEDDVIIFTDVQTGSSAVYQCNVSNEYGYLLSNAFVNVLSEPPRVMTPSNKIYQVIKNHPALLDCASFGSPLPKITWFRDLSASTLNGDNYIFHDNGTIEIPVAQAQNSGKYMCVATNALGISKNHVHLEVKEPTRIQKQREKTKTVQKGRSVVFECKVNHDETLFPTMTWLKDNGELPDEERFVVGSDSLTIVDVTESDAGMYTCIMNTTLDHDSATTELNVVEAIPEKPDPPTDLELTDQTKRSVQLTWTPGDEHNSPIQKFLIQYEDSLHHRGHWHNLTEVPGTMTTAHLKLSPYVHYTFRVFALNAVGYSNASSPSKMYKTDPAAPDENPAGVHGIGTEHDNLVISWKPLSNLQSNGPGLHYKVSWRQKKLGAEWATQNVSSNSKFTVSGTPTFSPYEIKVQAVNNYGAGPEPAVVLGFSGEDLPIGTPDNVKAVVINSTLAKILWDAVPHNSIRGHLKGYKVYYWRKHGMHKHNPDHMEKDILSFSGNHTHGMLPGLHPFSAYLFHVRVYNGKGEGPPSPTQHFKTPEGAPGPPTSLEVAKTDLDSLTLNWSPPLEHNGHITGYTLKYQPVNNSNELGPEEELALAANETSVTLPILKYSKRYKFLLSAKTSSGAGPAVSQEAAVSDEGNTQTSHPFAWSPPLRPLHKARPMSPFTNVTYSLEEDGALISWDYWGPEKNIYVEYTVDSKGVEDWQKEPANGSQNVKLKGLKVGLSYKVRVVAEGHHDQQLHYKELFVTVPAVASRQVDIATQGWFIGLMCAIALLILILLIICFIQRNKGGKYPVKEKEDAHTDPEFQPMKDDDCTFVEYSDNEDHKPLKGSRTPSNGTVKRDDSDDSLVDYGEGGDGQFNEDGSFIGQYSGKSSCRDNAEGPESSEAPSPINAMNSLNSFV
- the LOC108230054 gene encoding neuronal cell adhesion molecule-like isoform X7, whose translation is MEKRRMDAALLVLILGHLAIALEVPLDLPQPPTITHQSPKDYIIDPRENITIHCEAKGKPHPSFSWTKDGTHFRIEEDPRVTMKPHSGTLVVDISMMRAENYEGVFQCTARNNHGTAVSNNIVIRQSRSPLWSKEKNRPIVVQEGVSLVLPCRPPAGLPPPIVFWMDNNFQKLPQSRRVSQSLNGDLYFSNVRREDSRNDYICYARFTHTQTIQQKQPITVRVLNQAPMDERKPTFLIPPGSSSSMRVLRGHVLEMECIAEGLPTPEVSWSKVSGELPSRRTSFLHFNKTLRITKVSESDDGVYRCTARNQFGSVDHTISVSVKAAPYWISGPPKNLVLAPGENGVLTCRASGIPKPLITWTMNGIPIENSPTDESRKVEDDVIIFTDVQTGSSAVYQCNVSNEYGYLLSNAFVNVLSEPPRVMTPSNKIYQVIKNHPALLDCASFGSPLPKITWFRDLSASTLNGDNYIFHDNGTIEIPVAQAQNSGKYMCVATNALGISKNHVHLEVKEPTRIQKQREKTKTVQKGRSVVFECKVNHDETLFPTMTWLKDNGELPDEERFVVGSDSLTIVDVTESDAGMYTCIMNTTLDHDSATTELNVVEKPDPPTDLELTDQTKRSVQLTWTPGDEHNSPIQKFLIQYEDSLHHRGHWHNLTEVPGTMTTAHLKLSPYVHYTFRVFALNAVGYSNASSPSKMYKTDPAAPDENPAGVHGIGTEHDNLVISWKPLSNLQSNGPGLHYKVSWRQKKLGAEWATQNVSSNSKFTVSGTPTFSPYEIKVQAVNNYGAGPEPAVVLGFSGEDLPIGTPDNVKAVVINSTLAKILWDAVPHNSIRGHLKGYKVYYWRKHGMHKHNPDHMEKDILSFSGNHTHGMLPGLHPFSAYLFHVRVYNGKGEGPPSPTQHFKTPEGAPGPPTSLEVAKTDLDSLTLNWSPPLEHNGHITGYTLKYQPVNNSNELGPEEELALAANETSVTLPILKYSKRYKFLLSAKTSSGAGPAVSQEAAVSDEGNTQTSHPFAWSPPLRPLHKARPMSPFTNVTYSLEEDGALISWDYWGPEKNIYVEYTVDSKGVEDWQKEPANGSQNVKLKGLKVGLSYKVRVVAEGHHDQQLHYKELFVTVPAVASRQVDIATQGWFIGLMCAIALLILILLIICFIQRNKGGKYPVKEKEDAHTDPEFQPMKDDDCTFVEYSDNEDHKPLKGSRTPSNGTVKRDDSDDSLVDYGEGGDGQFNEDGSFIGQYSGKSSCRDNAEGPESSEAPSPINAMNSLNSFV
- the LOC108230054 gene encoding neuronal cell adhesion molecule-like isoform X14, encoding MEKRRMDAALLVLILGHLAIALEVPLDLLEILPQPPTITHQSPKDYIIDPRENITIHCEAKGKPHPSFSWTKDGTHFRIEEDPRVTMKPHSGTLVVDISMMRAENYEGVFQCTARNNHGTAVSNNIVIRQSRSPLWSKEKNRPIVVQEGVSLVLPCRPPAGLPPPIVFWMDNNFQKLPQSRRVSQSLNGDLYFSNVRREDSRNDYICYARFTHTQTIQQKQPITVRVLNQAPMDERKPTFLIPPGSSSSMRVLRGHVLEMECIAEGLPTPEVSWSKVSGELPSRRTSFLHFNKTLRITKVSESDDGVYRCTARNQFGSVDHTISVSVKAAPYWISGPPKNLVLAPGENGVLTCRASGIPKPLITWTMNGIPIENSPTDESRKVEDDVIIFTDVQTGSSAVYQCNVSNEYGYLLSNAFVNVLSEPPRVMTPSNKIYQVIKNHPALLDCASFGSPLPKITWFRDLSASTLNGDNYIFHDNGTIEIPVAQAQNSGKYMCVATNALGISKNHVHLEVKEPTRIQKQREKTKTVQKGRSVVFECKVNHDETLFPTMTWLKDNGELPDEERFVVGSDSLTIVDVTESDAGMYTCIMNTTLDHDSATTELNVVEAIPEKPDPPTDLELTDQTKRSVQLTWTPGDEHNSPIQKFLIQYEDSLHHRGHWHNLTEVPGTMTTAHLKLSPYVHYTFRVFALNAVGYSNASSPSKMYKTDPAAPDENPAGVHGIGTEHDNLVISWKPLSNLQSNGPGLHYKVSWRQKKLGAEWATQNVSSNSKFTVSGTPTFSPYEIKVQAVNNYGAGPEPAVVLGFSGEDLPIGTPDNVKAVVINSTLAKILWDAVPHNSIRGHLKGYKVYYWRKHGMHKHNPDHMEKDILSFSGNHTHGMLPGLHPFSAYLFHVRVYNGKGEGPPSPTQHFKTPEGAPGPPTSLEVAKTDLDSLTLNWSPPLEHNGHITGYTLKYQPVNNSNELGPEEELALAANETSVTLPILKYSKRYKFLLSAKTSSGAGPAVSQEAAVSDEARPMSPFTNVTYSLEEDGALISWDYWGPEKNIYVEYTVDSKGVEDWQKEPANGSQNVKLKGLKVGLSYKVRVVAEGHHDQQLHYKELFVTVPAVASRQVDIATQGWFIGLMCAIALLILILLIICFIQRNKGGKYPVKEKEDAHTDPEFQPMKDDDCTFVEYSDNEDHKPLKGSRTPSNGTVKRDDSDDSLVDYGEGGDGQFNEDGSFIGQYSGKSSCRDNAEGPESSEAPSPINAMNSLNSFV